The Clostridia bacterium genome window below encodes:
- the amaP gene encoding alkaline shock response membrane anchor protein AmaP: protein MKTIDRVVLVISVAVMAFLSVVILASGSGGSFPNDFAIAFYDALTSNRVITVLASILVVLVMLYVVMLALKSDRGERDIVVSTDLGEVRVSMAAIETIARRTARQVRGIRDVEATADGDNEGIRVFSRVQVYPDVSITEVCEQLEKQLADAINAAVGVPVRSVHTVVRGVASDHNRPRV from the coding sequence TTGAAAACGATTGACAGAGTAGTCCTTGTCATCTCCGTTGCGGTAATGGCGTTTCTCTCAGTAGTGATTCTTGCCTCTGGATCCGGCGGATCGTTTCCCAATGATTTCGCCATCGCCTTCTATGATGCGCTCACTTCCAACCGGGTCATCACGGTCCTTGCGTCGATTCTCGTCGTTTTAGTGATGCTCTACGTGGTGATGCTGGCGCTGAAGTCCGACAGGGGTGAGCGCGACATCGTGGTGAGCACCGACCTCGGTGAGGTCCGCGTATCCATGGCGGCCATTGAGACCATTGCACGCAGAACGGCTCGGCAGGTCAGAGGCATACGCGATGTTGAAGCAACTGCAGATGGCGATAACGAAGGAATCAGGGTATTCTCCAGGGTGCAAGTATATCCTGACGTCAGCATTACCGAGGTATGCGAGCAACTGGAGAAGCAGCTTGCCGACGCCATTAACGCCGCCGTCGGAGTGCCTGTGAGATCGGTCCACACAGTAGTGCGGGGAGTGGCATCCGATCACAACAGGCCCCGAGTGTA